The Aedes aegypti strain LVP_AGWG chromosome 3, AaegL5.0 Primary Assembly, whole genome shotgun sequence genome contains a region encoding:
- the LOC110678188 gene encoding uncharacterized protein LOC110678188 has translation MVRTYKRTSERQKWSKTALEAAINDVQRNGTSIRRVARNYGIPRPTLIRYLKNRDAGVVLGSGVKQIGSHKTVFSIAEESELMSHILNFEVRCYGITTREIRSLAYQLAERNGKAHNFSSKTQLAGWDWLHGFRKRHPQLSLRTPEATSAARLQGFNKVAVNNFFDVLAPVMEGEKFAASRIFNVDETSVLTVQTKHSKVFALKGRRQILPPMMIFPRARLTDNLKKGAPPDTKFVCNSSGWMTIKEFNIWFEHFLQHTRPTIDNPVLLILDGHSSHTKNLTFVERARESFVTVVCLPPHCSHKLQPLDISFMGPLKTSFSQAVEDYLKSHPGRVVTANFLDRHL, from the exons ATGGTGCGGACTTACAAAAGAACGTCGGAACGACAGAAGTGGTCAAAAACGGCCCTGGAAGCGGCTATAAATGATGTCCAACGGAACGGAACATCCATCAGGCGAGTCGCCAGAAACTATGGAATACCTAGGCCAACACTGATTCGCTACCTGAAAAATCGCGATGCAGGAGTAGTGCTGGGATCTGGAGTGAAACAAATCGGCTCGCACAAAACAGTGTTTTCGATCGCGGAAGAATCTGAATTGATGTCCCATATCTTGAACTTCGAAGTTCGATGCTACGGTATCACTACACGTGAGATCCGGAGCCTTGCATATCAATTGGCGGAACGCAACGGGAAAGCTCATAATTTCAGTTCCAAAACGCAGCTGGCTGGTTGGGATTGGCTCCATGGCTTTCGCAAGCGTCATCCCCAGCTCTCACTTCGTACTCCAGAGGCAACTTCTGCTGCGCGGTTGCAAGGGTTTAATAAGGTAGCGGTTAACAACTTTTTCGATGTTTTGGCTCCCGTAATGGAAGGAGAAAAATTTGCTGCTAGCAGGATTTTCAACGTCGACGAAACCTCTGTGCTCACT GTTCAAACAAAACACTCGAAAGTGTTTGCTCTAAAGGGTCGACGTCAG ATACTACCACCAATGATGATATTTCCCAGGGCTCGATTGACCGACAACTTGAAGAAAGGTGCTCCACCAGACACGAAATTTGTCTGCAACTCGTCTGGTTGGATGACGATTAAGGAGTTCAACATCTGGTTCGAGCATTTTCTACAGCACACTCGTCCAACGATCGATAATCCGGTCCTATTGATTCTGGACGGACACAGCTCACACACCAAGAATCTTACGTTCGTCGAAAGAGCCCGAGAATCGTTCGTCACAGTTGTGTGCTTGCCTCCCCATTGCAGTCACAAATTGCAACCTCTGGATATCAGTTTCATGGGGCCGCTTAAGACCTCTTTCTCACAGGCGGTTGAGGATTACCTTAAATCCCATCCTGGTAGAGTTGTGACAGCCAACTTTTTGGATCGGCATTTATGA